One Pieris napi chromosome 22, ilPieNapi1.2, whole genome shotgun sequence genomic region harbors:
- the LOC125060978 gene encoding cytochrome P450 4g15-like isoform X2, whose translation MYLWACLLVMICLCVLTWHWRARKFYAHLPSYTNLPLLGNAYKLYGNSRKLFLTFEDITKKCESANKPFVFWAGPTPILLLSDPDDIRLVTNAFIEKPYYYKFANAWLGNGLFTAPGWIWKKNIKKMASTFIGPAVDQYQVFFNEQAQKFVQKLVREVDGDFFDPMPYLCFSALETICQVGLGVSKSKNLVTEEYYKAFHRTLQLILDRGTNILLHPDWLYRLTPAYKELLKCVDVLHKVSKTIMNNKKIERALKNGDLHIDDKDSFKSLLDQLLELREHDPTLTDEQILWETATIILAGQETVATSLFYTLLVIGSRKDVQEKMYEEIMRTVGDRPIKKEDLVQLSYCEAVINESLRLYPPAVAVLRMADHDLKISSCTITKGTTAIINIWGAGRSKRSWGDDAAEFRPERWLPPNIPSTSSHLPFSSGKRACIGKKYSMAFLKTVLVHCIRSYEIISDESFNRMEFKIDIVLRPLKDCSMKIQPRK comes from the exons ATGTATCTTTGGGCGTGTCTACTTGTTATGATATGCTTGTGTGTTTTAACCTGGCATTGGAGAGCCAGAAAGTTCTACGCTCATTTACCATCCTATACGAATCTACCATTATTGGGTAACGCTTACAAATTGTATGGAAATTCACGGA AGCTATTCTTAACATTTGAAGACATAACGAAGAAATGTGAAAGTGCTAACAAACCATTTGTGTTCTGGGCGGGACCTACGCCGATTTTAT TATTAAGTGACCCCGATGACATCAGGCTGGTGACAAACGCCTTCATAGAAAAACCATACTATTACAAATTTGCTAATGCTTGGCTTGGAAATGGCTTATTTACTGCGCCTG GTTGGATATGGAAGAAGAACATTAAAAAGATGGCGAGCACGTTTATAGGACCCGCTGTAGATCAATACCAAGTGTTTTTCAATGAGCAAGCGCAGAAATTTGTTCAAAAATTAGTGCGGGAAGTGGACGGCGATTTCTTTGATCCCATGCCATACTTATGCTTTTCAGCTTTGGAAACTATTTGTC AGGTTGGTCTTGGGGTATCTAAATCCAAAAATCTGGTGACGGAGGAGTACTATAAAGCTTTTCATCGCACCCTCCAACTGATTCTGGATAGAGGCACCAATATACTGCTGCACCCTGATTGGCTGTACCGTTTGACGCCAGCGTATAAGGAGCTCTTGAAATGTGTTGATGTTCTGCACAAGGTCTCAAAAACG ataatgaataataaaaaaatagaacgcGCTTTAAAAAACGGCGACCTTCATATTGAT gataaagaTTCTTTTAAATCCTTATTGGATCAGTTACTGGAGCTCCGGGAACATGACCCAACTCTTACTGACGAACAAATTCTGTGGGAAACCGCAACCATCATATTGGCTGGACAGGAGACGGTTGCTACCAGTCTCTTCTATACTCTTCTCGTAATAGGCAGTAGGAAGGATGTCCAAGAGAAGATGTATGAAGA gATAATGAGGACAGTTGGCGATAGACCGATAAAGAAGGAAGACTTGGTTCAGCTAAGCTACTGTGAAGCAGTTATCAATGAAAGCCTTAGATTGTATCCACCAGCCGTCGCCGTATTACGAATGGCTGACCATGACTTAAAGATCA GTTCCTGTACAATAACAAAAGGTACAACAgcaataataaacatatggGGTGCGGGAAGGTCGAAGCGTTCGTGGGGTGATGATGCCGCCGAGTTCAGACCTGAGAGATGGCTCCCGCCTAACATCCCCAGCACAAGTTCTCATTTACCTTTTAGCTCGGGGAAAAGAGCCTGTATAG GCAAGAAGTACTCAATGGCATTTTTGAAGACAGTTTTGGTGCACTGCATACGaagttatgaaataattaGCGACGAAAGTTTCAACAGAATGGAGTTTAAGATCGATATTGTGTTACGACCTTTGAAAGACTGTTCTATGAAGATACAACCGCGTAAGTGA
- the LOC125061049 gene encoding odorant receptor 67c-like — protein sequence MFRKLRKFGLGYCDFQRFPLISFVVTILISVGYFYTYLISAVWYVFWRCQETGDKISALIVFSLGVASEISAFKLLFMYIYSDSIRNIVEGYLNLDAKTRTESLDSKLKIIKKRATIYWCLIISNGVMYASKPLLLPGRHLMEENFDLFGLDPILESPNYEIAFTSCALGIFYTCYLASSISAFLIVIAGYTESQLIVLSEEIKNLWDDAKEQINGNEDSTSYTEDETKRLNNIINDRLKNIIITHKTNIDLMNEVKRVFSGSILVEFLLVITSLIAELLGGLENTYLEMPYALAQLTMDCITGQKLIDACDVFNRAIYDSKWENFDSKNAKMVLLMLQNSQKPLSLSAGGMTTLSFVCLMSILRMIYSGYTTLRSTINE from the exons atgtttaggaAATTACGGAAGTTCGGTTTAGGCTACTGTGATTTTCAGA gATTTCCACTTATATCATTCGTGGTGACTATACTAATTTCAGTGGGTTACTTCTATACATATCTGATTTCTGCTGTATGGTATGTGTTCTGGCGTTGTCAGGAAACTGGAGACAAAATTTCCGCCTTGATCGTATTTTCCCTTGGTGTTGCCAGTGAGATTTCCGCTTTCAAATTGTTGTTCATGTATATTTACag tgacTCTATAAGGAACATCGTGGAAGGCTATCTTAATTTAGACGCTAAAACCCGTACGGAAAGCCTGGATagcaaattaaagattatcaAAAAACGCGCAACTATTTACTGGTGTCTTATAATTTCTAATGGAGTCATGTATGCCTCTAAACCTCTTCTGCTACCAGGACGACATCTGATGGAAGAAAACTTTGATCTTTTCG GTTTGGACCCAATACTAGAATCGCCAAATTACGAAATAGCGTTCACATCCTGTGCTCTAGGAATTTTCTACACTTGTTACCTGGCTTCAAGCATCAGCGCGTTCCTTATAGTCATCGCGGGGTACACAGAATCGCAACTCATTGTTCTTAGCGAGgaaataaagaatttatgGGATGATGCCAAGGAACAAATTAACGGAAATGAAGATAGCACTTCATACACAGAAGACGAAACTAAGCGTTTGAATAATATCATTAACGACCGACTTAAAAACATAATCATTACACACAAAACCAACATAGATCTTATGAATGAAGTGAAAAGAGTATTCAGTGGGTCGATTCTGGTAGAGTTTCTTCTTGTAATTACAAGTTTGATTGCTGAATTACTTGGAGGATTGGAGAACACATATTTGGAAATGCCTTACGCGTTGGCACAATTGACTATGGATTGTATAACTGGACAAAAACTGATTGATGCATGTGATGTTTTTAACCGAGCCATTTACGATAGCAAATGGGAAAACTTTGATAGTAAAAATGCCAAAATGGTACTATTGATGTTGCAAAACTCACAAAAGCCATTATCTTTGTCCGCTGGTGGGATGACTACTCTCAGTTTTGTATGTCTTATGTCAATATTAAGAATGATTTATTCGGGATACACCACATTGCGTAGTACAATAAATGAGTAA
- the LOC125060978 gene encoding cytochrome P450 4C1-like isoform X1 yields MYLWACLLVMICLCVLTWHWRARKFYAHLPSYTNLPLLGNAYKLYGNSRKLFLTFEDITKKCESANKPFVFWAGPTPILLLSDPDDIRLVTNAFIEKPYYYKFANAWLGNGLFTAPGWIWKKNIKKMASTFIGPAVDQYQVFFNEQAQKFVQKLVREVDGDFFDPMPYLCFSALETICQVGLGVSKSKNLVTEEYYKAFHRTLQLILDRGTNILLHPDWLYRLTPAYKELLKCVDVLHKVSKTIMNNKKIERALKNGDLHIDNDKDSFKSLLDQLLELREHDPTLTDEQILWETATIILAGQETVATSLFYTLLVIGSRKDVQEKMYEEIMRTVGDRPIKKEDLVQLSYCEAVINESLRLYPPAVAVLRMADHDLKISSCTITKGTTAIINIWGAGRSKRSWGDDAAEFRPERWLPPNIPSTSSHLPFSSGKRACIGKKYSMAFLKTVLVHCIRSYEIISDESFNRMEFKIDIVLRPLKDCSMKIQPRK; encoded by the exons ATGTATCTTTGGGCGTGTCTACTTGTTATGATATGCTTGTGTGTTTTAACCTGGCATTGGAGAGCCAGAAAGTTCTACGCTCATTTACCATCCTATACGAATCTACCATTATTGGGTAACGCTTACAAATTGTATGGAAATTCACGGA AGCTATTCTTAACATTTGAAGACATAACGAAGAAATGTGAAAGTGCTAACAAACCATTTGTGTTCTGGGCGGGACCTACGCCGATTTTAT TATTAAGTGACCCCGATGACATCAGGCTGGTGACAAACGCCTTCATAGAAAAACCATACTATTACAAATTTGCTAATGCTTGGCTTGGAAATGGCTTATTTACTGCGCCTG GTTGGATATGGAAGAAGAACATTAAAAAGATGGCGAGCACGTTTATAGGACCCGCTGTAGATCAATACCAAGTGTTTTTCAATGAGCAAGCGCAGAAATTTGTTCAAAAATTAGTGCGGGAAGTGGACGGCGATTTCTTTGATCCCATGCCATACTTATGCTTTTCAGCTTTGGAAACTATTTGTC AGGTTGGTCTTGGGGTATCTAAATCCAAAAATCTGGTGACGGAGGAGTACTATAAAGCTTTTCATCGCACCCTCCAACTGATTCTGGATAGAGGCACCAATATACTGCTGCACCCTGATTGGCTGTACCGTTTGACGCCAGCGTATAAGGAGCTCTTGAAATGTGTTGATGTTCTGCACAAGGTCTCAAAAACG ataatgaataataaaaaaatagaacgcGCTTTAAAAAACGGCGACCTTCATATTGATAATg ataaagaTTCTTTTAAATCCTTATTGGATCAGTTACTGGAGCTCCGGGAACATGACCCAACTCTTACTGACGAACAAATTCTGTGGGAAACCGCAACCATCATATTGGCTGGACAGGAGACGGTTGCTACCAGTCTCTTCTATACTCTTCTCGTAATAGGCAGTAGGAAGGATGTCCAAGAGAAGATGTATGAAGA gATAATGAGGACAGTTGGCGATAGACCGATAAAGAAGGAAGACTTGGTTCAGCTAAGCTACTGTGAAGCAGTTATCAATGAAAGCCTTAGATTGTATCCACCAGCCGTCGCCGTATTACGAATGGCTGACCATGACTTAAAGATCA GTTCCTGTACAATAACAAAAGGTACAACAgcaataataaacatatggGGTGCGGGAAGGTCGAAGCGTTCGTGGGGTGATGATGCCGCCGAGTTCAGACCTGAGAGATGGCTCCCGCCTAACATCCCCAGCACAAGTTCTCATTTACCTTTTAGCTCGGGGAAAAGAGCCTGTATAG GCAAGAAGTACTCAATGGCATTTTTGAAGACAGTTTTGGTGCACTGCATACGaagttatgaaataattaGCGACGAAAGTTTCAACAGAATGGAGTTTAAGATCGATATTGTGTTACGACCTTTGAAAGACTGTTCTATGAAGATACAACCGCGTAAGTGA